The genomic DNA TcttgaattttgaaaacttgAAATTGACGAATAAAGTAAACTTATTATTCTCTGTAATCTCTGTCCcaaaaaaatctttttaaaattcATATAGTCAATGAAATCTTGGGCTGTCGAACTCAAAGTTATTAATTTCACAGAATAAGCTGAGAGATATTTTCACCTTTCTTGATATCATGTCAGAAGAGTATATGATCCTAGACTGTGGCTTGTTTTTTATCCTCAGGCTGAAGGTTGTGAACATATACTTTGAAAGTCACTACTaccaaattgaatatttttacgCCCTCTACGGTAAACAAATAGAGCAGGAATACGTGTAGATTGTAATGACGTCACCGGTTATAGTTTATCAGCCTGCCCCAGAAGGGAGATTAGAccgcgcccacaacggctgatctgtcaaTCTAACATACgtttatattttgtacttcCGTGACACAGATTCGTTGTTGTGGGCGCTATTATGCACTTCCCTACTAAAACTGAGAACGTCGACCGTGCACGGTGAATCTGTAAGTCAAACTGTGTTTATGCATTTAATGTATGCTCGTGCGTCTGTGCCTTTGCCCACGTTTTTCTTAGAAACCTTCATgtggttttattttcaaaaattgtgAGTCAGTCTGTCAAGTTTAATACTACTGTGCACATAAGTAAAATTGGAATTCATTGAGTAAAATacaaccaccccccccccccccccttccgcCCAACATCCGGTATCCCATCATATATTTCAACTCGTTATTAAGCAGAATCACTCTTCTATTCACCAAAATCACAGACATGGAAAAGATTTCTTCCTTGCCTGTGCCCAAATAAGGTATTACCACAGTGATACTTAcatgggggaggggagggggaggggtgtcAAATATGGTCCGAGTGTCCGACTCTTCTGAATTGCTTGCTCAGTTAAAATGGGTTACAGTACGTAGGGTTGAAGGTGACAAACATCTCGTCGAGCAAATAGCTATCTATAAAATAGTCGTGCTTAGTTTTTTTACAAATCGGGCGGAAAGATGATAAGGTTCGCTTATAGTAAGTTGTAACAGTTATCAGAGAATTCAATGTCTGGACCGACCATTGATAACATTTTGGCGAAAAAGGTTGCATGTAATGGCAACCCAGATCGCCTACACAGGATCTCAATAAAGTAATGCGTACGCATCCAATACAAACGTTGCATCATCACATCAGAAATACCCTTATATCagtaatttgaagaaaaaaatctgaaaatattaaGAAATATCATTGATCGTTACTGAGTAGTGCTAGTGACACAGGTCAAACGTGTCAGTTTGAATCTCTcagtaattttaatttgatattattgctATGGAAACCAACGAAGTACAGTAAAGCTCAGGCCACTATGGTTAGAGCATAAGTGATCTTCATCACGACTTCTGTAGACTGTATGTACCGCATCGACGTCTGTTAATTAACTGGTAGCATCGACCCGGCGGTCCGGTCCTGTACAATAATTTGCATGGAATGAAAATTGGTTGTTGTAAATCGATCGTGAAGGCACGTTACGTTTGTTTCATTGATGTCTTTGCCTACAATACCAATCCACTATTTCAAACTTTGAGTTTATTTGTTGTAACGTTGCAAAAATCCTCAGTTGTAGAAATTTTAAAAACTAgtttgcatattcattttcctCGTCACATTTAGTGGAAAACAGAGTTTTCTCTCTCTACGAATGTATAATACAATTAACTGCCTGCATTATCCGTGATTTCCACTCTTGTCTCTTTCACTACATGGTGAACAGTATTTCGTAAACTTCttgtaaaacaaaagaattcaTCACAGCTGTCGCTTGTGGTGCTCTGTGGATGTGACACATGTATTCCACAGGTTCGACCATTCTTCATGTTTTGGTTTCTTTTTCCCCCATCAATGTTCCATTGCGTTTTTTGTCAATTTGAAATGACGCTGTGTGTAAATACAGAACTTTCCTTCATAAAGTTGAAAGAGGaaagttcattttttttgtaaatgttattgAAGACAACTTCCAAGTCGTTATTCGAACAATCATGTGAAATATTCCAAGTAAAATACAAGCAGTAAGCATCCACCTAGAATCGTTATCATTGGTGTAAGTGATGATGTTCCGTTATCGGTGTTACATCCATCTTGACTGCAGCATGAAGTACACTGCATTTTTGTTAAACCGAAACCACTATATTTGCATCCATGTTTACATTTCTCGGGCTTGGCACAGTTCCTTTCAAAATATGTCACTACGCCGTTAGTTTCTTTTCGTGTTACCTGCAAGATCAAGAAGTGAGTTGATAATTGAACTTTAATTCACCAGAAAATGAGAACATAATATAAGCATTAAATATGAAACAACGAAAAAAGAAGCTACACACATTTCTGAAATACTAAATTGAATGACATGCGAAATTATCAAAAACCATTGACCATTCTATGTGAATATCGCCCTCTGTAGTTTAACTTACCATACAATAATATTCATTGTGTAGACAGTCTCGTGGTTCGCCGTATAACTCCTGTACATTGTACTGGCATTGCGTTGGTATGTAGCGTTCCTTAAACTGGACTTTACAGTCGTAGCATTTCAAAGACAGCCCTATATGAGAGAGAATCgaaaaaaatatgtaacaatatctgAGGAGGGAATTGTCGAAAG from Glandiceps talaboti chromosome 22, keGlaTala1.1, whole genome shotgun sequence includes the following:
- the LOC144452070 gene encoding uncharacterized protein LOC144452070 yields the protein MVTTTINIFYCILFLILGIFKAGLSLKCYDCKVQFKERYIPTQCQYNVQELYGEPRDCLHNEYYCMVTRKETNGVVTYFERNCAKPEKCKHGCKYSGFGLTKMQCTSCCSQDGCNTDNGTSSLTPMITILGGCLLLVFYLEYFT